From Natronocella acetinitrilica, a single genomic window includes:
- a CDS encoding SPOR domain-containing protein, with amino-acid sequence MPSRYSDQPGEWGDETPFDLDTAAPFDEDSLYIDGELRSRRGSLLHLMQTGRHIIVIEGEPETGRTTLLGSLVDDRDGLIMPLPLAPEDLNDAEALADACIQGFDLPTPPVPAGERVITHAEESLARLLQDGERPVLLIDDADDLDPDSLRALLDMRLAARHEGGPTLGLVLIGRCGFAPRLLDLAGPDLAPADIHVAALHAWREDQVADYIAHELGADASGAPLDPRFDPAEIHQESQGLPGRVRAACQRRWYSLDAPVASGKRPLPWPPSRQALLLGGGIVAAALLALLLLPFFGGGNGDMEEIALERPTATPAPDATIDGPETIPEDPLLAAEPDETMREGLDGLPEETPEAEEPAIAERPADPLMPEDSADVEADGPTLAAEPEELTPAPAEEPEEIVEAPPPPEPPADSEAEVEQPEPEQLGWLERQPGENYTIQLIAAGQREALERYLDNELAGVDNTHLIATQRDGSDWYVVVSGSHGSREAARDALNALPANLREQGAWVRSIESLR; translated from the coding sequence ATGCCTAGCCGTTACAGCGACCAGCCTGGAGAGTGGGGCGACGAGACGCCGTTCGATCTGGACACGGCCGCGCCTTTCGACGAGGACAGTCTCTATATTGACGGCGAATTGCGCTCCCGCCGTGGCAGCTTGCTTCATCTGATGCAGACCGGCCGCCACATCATCGTGATCGAGGGCGAACCGGAAACCGGACGCACCACCTTGCTCGGAAGCCTGGTGGATGACCGCGACGGCCTGATCATGCCGCTGCCCCTCGCCCCCGAGGACCTGAACGATGCCGAGGCACTGGCCGATGCCTGTATCCAGGGCTTTGATCTCCCTACTCCACCGGTACCTGCCGGAGAGCGGGTTATCACCCACGCCGAGGAGTCACTGGCCAGGCTGTTGCAGGACGGGGAGCGGCCGGTTCTGCTGATCGACGACGCCGACGATCTCGATCCTGATTCCCTGCGTGCCTTGCTGGATATGCGCCTCGCGGCCCGGCATGAGGGCGGCCCAACCCTTGGGCTGGTGTTGATCGGCCGTTGCGGTTTTGCACCACGACTGCTGGATCTGGCAGGACCGGATCTTGCCCCGGCCGACATTCATGTCGCCGCCCTGCACGCCTGGCGGGAAGACCAGGTTGCAGACTATATCGCTCACGAACTGGGCGCGGACGCGAGCGGCGCCCCACTGGACCCACGCTTCGACCCTGCCGAGATCCACCAGGAGAGCCAGGGGCTGCCGGGGCGGGTTCGGGCCGCCTGCCAGCGCCGCTGGTACAGCCTTGATGCGCCGGTCGCATCGGGAAAGCGGCCACTGCCCTGGCCGCCGTCTAGGCAAGCGCTCCTCCTGGGTGGTGGCATCGTCGCTGCTGCCCTGCTTGCACTGCTACTGCTGCCGTTCTTCGGCGGCGGCAATGGCGACATGGAAGAGATTGCCCTGGAGCGTCCCACGGCTACACCGGCGCCCGACGCCACAATCGATGGGCCGGAGACGATACCAGAAGATCCGTTGCTGGCAGCGGAGCCGGACGAAACGATGCGGGAAGGACTCGACGGCCTGCCGGAAGAAACGCCGGAGGCGGAAGAACCCGCCATTGCGGAGCGCCCTGCAGATCCATTGATGCCGGAGGATTCCGCTGATGTGGAAGCCGACGGGCCTACCTTGGCGGCAGAACCGGAAGAGCTCACCCCCGCTCCGGCGGAAGAACCGGAAGAAATCGTCGAGGCACCGCCGCCGCCAGAGCCGCCGGCCGACAGCGAGGCCGAGGTAGAGCAGCCCGAACCCGAGCAGCTCGGCTGGCTGGAGCGCCAGCCTGGCGAGAATTACACCATTCAGCTCATTGCCGCCGGGCAGCGCGAAGCCCTAGAGCGTTATCTGGACAATGAACTGGCAGGGGTGGACAACACCCACCTGATCGCCACCCAACGCGACGGCAGCGACTGGTACGTGGTGGTCAGCGGCTCCCATGGCAGCCGAGAGGCCGCCAGAGACGCGCTGAACGCGCTACCCGCCAACCTGCGGGAGCAAGGGGCCTGGGTCAGGAGCATTGAATCATTGCGATAG